A genomic segment from Thermotoga neapolitana DSM 4359 encodes:
- the rnc gene encoding ribonuclease III, with protein sequence MTESERRTVEELQKRLGVLFNDEELLFRALCHSSYANEQKQAGREDVESNEKLEFLGDAVLELFVCEILYRKYPEAEVGDLARVKSAVASEEVLARVSRRLELGKYLFLGKGEEKTGGRERDSILADAFEALLAALYLDQGYQKIKDLFEDEFESYIEKIMKGEILFDYKTALQEIVQREHKTPPEYVLVRTEKNGSEKLFVVEVRVNDETLAVGRGRTKKEAEKDAARKAYEKLVAEKT encoded by the coding sequence TTGACTGAGAGTGAGAGAAGAACAGTGGAAGAACTTCAGAAAAGACTGGGAGTTCTTTTCAACGATGAAGAACTTCTCTTTCGTGCACTCTGTCACAGTTCCTATGCGAACGAGCAGAAACAGGCCGGAAGGGAAGATGTAGAGTCAAACGAAAAACTGGAATTTCTCGGTGACGCTGTTCTGGAACTTTTTGTCTGTGAGATTCTGTACCGGAAATATCCCGAAGCGGAAGTGGGCGATCTGGCCCGTGTGAAGTCCGCCGTTGCGAGTGAGGAAGTCCTCGCGAGGGTTTCCAGAAGGCTGGAACTGGGAAAGTACCTGTTTCTTGGAAAAGGAGAGGAGAAGACAGGAGGAAGAGAGCGAGATTCCATCCTTGCGGATGCCTTCGAGGCATTGCTTGCCGCACTCTATCTGGACCAGGGCTACCAGAAGATCAAGGATCTCTTCGAGGATGAGTTCGAGTCCTACATAGAAAAGATCATGAAGGGAGAAATACTGTTCGATTACAAGACCGCACTTCAGGAGATCGTGCAGAGGGAACACAAGACACCACCGGAATACGTGCTGGTGAGAACGGAGAAAAACGGCAGTGAGAAACTGTTCGTTGTCGAAGTCCGTGTGAACGATGAGACACTTGCCGTTGGCAGGGGAAGAACGAAGAAGGAAGCCGAGAAAGACGCAGCAAGGAAAGCCTACGAAAAGCTGGTGGCGGAAAAAACATGA